A part of Amycolatopsis lurida genomic DNA contains:
- a CDS encoding winged helix DNA-binding domain-containing protein: MTLSDNDLRAVRAHAQLLTVPATDVLAVVGSVAAVQAQSTPAARLAIRARGRGLTASDVDASHAVTRTWLMRKTLHLVPTADLRWLNRLFGPRNAHAGQGRRRQLGLTDELCELALGKIQDLLPGKALTRQEILDGLAAEGITLDAKSQAPAHLLAYAANRGLVCRGQDTGTEPTYVLLDEWVTGSRTPDEPHTELAHRYLTAYGVATSEDFSAWSGLPISLCRKAFAALDPVPVGDGFALSETDLSAPPCPPRLLGAFDTYLLGYRDRGLLLDPAEAKRVNSGGGMIAPTVLIDGRIAGTWHTKRTAKLTKVVVEPFATLPRSAIAGLESEVDDYGRFLGETAVLVS, from the coding sequence GTGACACTGTCCGACAACGACCTCCGCGCCGTCCGCGCCCACGCACAGCTGCTGACCGTGCCTGCCACGGACGTGCTCGCCGTGGTCGGTTCCGTCGCCGCGGTCCAGGCTCAGTCGACGCCCGCCGCCCGCCTCGCGATCCGGGCCCGTGGCCGGGGGCTGACCGCTTCGGACGTCGACGCGTCCCACGCCGTCACACGCACCTGGCTGATGCGCAAAACGCTCCATCTCGTGCCGACGGCGGATCTCCGCTGGCTGAACCGGCTGTTCGGCCCGCGTAACGCCCACGCGGGGCAAGGACGACGCAGACAGCTGGGCCTCACCGACGAACTCTGCGAACTCGCGCTCGGGAAGATCCAGGACCTCTTGCCGGGCAAGGCACTCACTCGGCAGGAGATCCTGGACGGCCTGGCCGCCGAAGGCATCACGCTCGACGCGAAGTCTCAGGCACCCGCCCATCTCCTGGCGTACGCGGCCAACCGCGGACTGGTGTGCCGAGGCCAGGACACCGGGACGGAGCCGACGTACGTGCTCCTCGACGAATGGGTCACCGGGAGCCGCACGCCGGACGAACCGCATACGGAGCTCGCGCACCGGTACCTGACCGCCTATGGCGTCGCGACCTCCGAGGACTTCAGCGCCTGGTCCGGGCTTCCGATCAGCCTCTGCCGCAAGGCTTTCGCGGCATTGGACCCCGTTCCCGTCGGCGATGGCTTCGCCCTCTCGGAGACCGATCTCTCCGCTCCGCCGTGTCCCCCGCGCCTGCTCGGCGCCTTCGACACGTACCTGCTGGGCTACCGTGACCGCGGGCTGCTCCTCGACCCGGCCGAGGCGAAACGCGTCAACTCCGGCGGCGGGATGATCGCGCCGACCGTGCTGATCGACGGCCGGATCGCCGGAACGTGGCACACCAAGCGGACCGCGAAGCTGACGAAGGTCGTCGTGGAGCCCTTCGCCACGCTTCCGCGGTCCGCCATCGCCGGACTGGAGTCCGAAGTGGACGATTACGGCCGCTTTCTCGGGGAAACGGCCGTCCTCGTCAGTTGA
- a CDS encoding TetR/AcrR family transcriptional regulator gives MTDVADRSGDETRQVDRFGQRRAQLARSALVTLSELGYARTSLREIAQNSEFSHGVLHYYFRDKAELITYCVKQYKAECVTRYDRIVETAETAEELRTAFGAATAATLCENARLHRLWYDLRNQSLFEKLFQTDVLAIDETLELMIWRVVSRYAELLGKPAEFSPSTTYALFDGLFQQGLLKHLAGREDAARCLQDAVEQVLARLFTT, from the coding sequence GTGACCGACGTGGCGGACCGCAGCGGTGACGAAACCCGCCAGGTGGACAGATTCGGCCAACGGCGCGCGCAGCTGGCGAGGTCGGCGCTGGTCACGTTGTCCGAGCTGGGCTACGCGCGCACGAGCCTGCGGGAGATAGCGCAGAACTCCGAGTTCTCCCACGGGGTCCTGCACTACTACTTCCGGGACAAGGCCGAGCTGATCACCTACTGCGTCAAGCAGTACAAGGCCGAATGCGTCACCCGCTACGACCGGATAGTCGAAACGGCGGAAACGGCCGAAGAACTGAGAACGGCTTTCGGAGCAGCGACGGCGGCCACGCTGTGTGAAAACGCGCGGCTGCACCGGCTCTGGTACGACCTGCGCAACCAGAGCCTGTTCGAGAAGCTGTTCCAGACCGACGTTCTCGCCATCGACGAGACACTCGAACTGATGATCTGGCGGGTCGTCTCCCGGTACGCGGAACTCCTGGGCAAACCGGCGGAGTTCTCCCCGTCGACGACGTATGCGCTCTTCGACGGCCTATTCCAGCAAGGCCTGCTGAAACACCTCGCCGGCCGGGAGGACGCGGCGAGGTGCCTTCAGGATGCGGTGGAGCAGGTACTGGCCCGGCTCTTCACCACTTGA
- a CDS encoding MFS transporter — MKRLISAQLISSVGDGAYYVSSALYFTLVVGLSPAQVGLGLTAGWAVGSVAGVALGKVADRRGPKGTAVLLALGTAASVTAFLFVGSVFTFVIAACVYACFQCGLGAARQALLAGLIDPAERTTFRARLQALSNAGIAIGAALGGIALALGTREAFLTVFVLDALAFVTAALVLRKVPAVAPLPAREGEPSVAVLRDRPYALLALLNMVMVLYMPLFSLVLPLWISTRTAAPSWLVSVMLVLNTASVVVFQVRVARGVTGLRSASRYARYAGLLLFFSCLVFSFSAMGESAWAAALVLLLGAALQVVGEMAQAAGSWEIAFGLAPEGKQGQYQGLFGAGTAIARMLGPVLLTGLILVGGTAGWVVLGGLFLVAGMLTGPAVRWAERKSRPGVEVSPPVLAGSARRG, encoded by the coding sequence ATGAAGCGACTGATCTCGGCCCAGCTGATCAGCTCCGTCGGCGACGGCGCCTACTACGTGAGCTCGGCCCTTTACTTCACGCTCGTCGTCGGGCTTTCACCCGCGCAGGTGGGCCTCGGCCTCACCGCGGGCTGGGCGGTCGGCTCAGTGGCCGGGGTCGCGCTGGGGAAGGTGGCGGACCGTCGCGGGCCCAAGGGCACGGCCGTCCTCCTGGCGCTGGGCACGGCCGCGTCGGTGACGGCGTTCCTCTTCGTCGGCTCCGTGTTCACGTTCGTGATCGCGGCCTGCGTCTACGCCTGCTTTCAATGCGGTCTCGGCGCGGCGAGGCAGGCGTTGCTCGCCGGCTTGATCGACCCCGCCGAGCGCACGACGTTCCGCGCCCGGTTGCAGGCGCTTTCCAACGCGGGGATCGCGATCGGCGCGGCGCTCGGAGGCATCGCCCTGGCGCTGGGGACGCGAGAGGCCTTCCTGACCGTTTTCGTCCTCGACGCACTGGCTTTCGTCACCGCGGCGCTTGTGCTGCGCAAGGTGCCTGCGGTGGCTCCGCTACCGGCGCGGGAAGGAGAACCGTCCGTGGCCGTTCTCCGTGATCGCCCCTACGCGTTGCTGGCGCTGCTCAACATGGTCATGGTGCTCTACATGCCGCTGTTCAGCCTGGTCCTGCCGCTGTGGATCTCGACCAGGACCGCGGCCCCGAGCTGGCTGGTCTCGGTGATGCTCGTGCTCAACACAGCGAGCGTGGTGGTCTTCCAGGTCCGCGTGGCGCGCGGCGTGACCGGTCTGCGCAGCGCCTCCCGCTACGCCCGGTACGCGGGACTGCTGCTCTTCTTCTCTTGCCTGGTGTTCTCGTTCTCCGCCATGGGCGAATCCGCGTGGGCGGCGGCGCTGGTCCTGCTTCTGGGGGCCGCGCTGCAGGTGGTGGGGGAGATGGCGCAGGCGGCGGGCTCGTGGGAAATCGCCTTCGGGCTCGCTCCCGAAGGCAAACAGGGTCAGTACCAAGGGCTTTTCGGTGCCGGGACGGCCATCGCCCGCATGCTCGGCCCGGTGCTGCTGACCGGGCTGATCCTCGTCGGCGGCACGGCGGGCTGGGTGGTACTGGGTGGGTTGTTCCTGGTGGCGGGCATGCTCACCGGTCCGGCCGTCCGCTGGGCGGAGCGGAAGTCGCGGCCCGGTGTCGAAGTCAGTCCTCCAGTGCTCGCCGGAAGTGCTCGGCGAGGTTGA
- a CDS encoding DUF305 domain-containing protein → MNNKKLAGAALAALASFAVLTGCASSDTASTGPATSTVKAPDPQQAGHNQADVTFAQGMIPHHEQALAMAKLVDGRTRNAKVVDLATRIQKAQDPEIQQLNGLLKGWGVAPSGEHSGHGSASGMMTEGDLEKLGKAKDAAFDKQWLEMMVEHHEGALEMAKTALQQGRNAEVKALAQKVIDGQQAEITEMRALLG, encoded by the coding sequence ATGAACAACAAGAAACTGGCCGGGGCCGCGCTCGCCGCCCTGGCCTCCTTCGCCGTGCTCACCGGTTGTGCCAGCTCCGACACCGCTTCCACCGGACCCGCCACGTCCACGGTGAAGGCGCCGGATCCCCAGCAGGCCGGCCACAACCAGGCCGACGTCACGTTCGCGCAAGGGATGATCCCGCACCACGAACAAGCGCTCGCGATGGCGAAACTCGTCGACGGCCGCACTCGCAACGCGAAGGTCGTCGACCTGGCCACGAGGATCCAGAAGGCGCAGGATCCGGAGATCCAGCAGCTGAACGGATTGCTGAAAGGCTGGGGAGTGGCGCCGTCAGGTGAGCACTCCGGACACGGCTCCGCGTCCGGCATGATGACCGAGGGCGATCTGGAGAAACTCGGCAAAGCCAAGGACGCCGCGTTCGACAAGCAGTGGCTCGAGATGATGGTCGAACATCACGAAGGCGCGCTCGAGATGGCGAAGACCGCCTTGCAGCAGGGCAGGAACGCCGAGGTGAAGGCGTTGGCACAGAAGGTGATCGACGGTCAGCAGGCCGAGATCACCGAGATGCGCGCCCTGCTCGGCTGA
- a CDS encoding PLP-dependent aminotransferase family protein, with the protein MPFHISLDGHTDLAARIYRQLRDGILDGRLRAGERLPPTRELARELDVSRNTVAVAYERLTAEGFLSGHVGRGTFVSTDPVARTQRAAPAGGVRPAARWRSLPAPLGGDRPVPAFDFRVGVPDPALFPLRTWRRLVSQALRPSLLTPSGYADPAGLEALRVAIARHIGAARSVRAGGEDLVVTQGAQQALDLIGRVLIEPGTRVAVEDPGYPPAERLFAAHGARVTKVPVDAEGLDVAALAKGTRLVYTTPSHQFPLGTPMSLARRTALLAWAERNDAVIVEDDYDSEFRFSDRPLEPLQSLDRDGRVLYVGSFSKTLLPLLRLGFLVAPASLRPALRQAKQLMDWHGDLVTQSALASFIDEGLLARHVRKATREYSVRRERILAFARDELRDLLEVVPSSAGLHLCALAGPHATDTVDGVVAEAASAGVAVESLSTYGGTRGGLVIGYGLVGSDRVDEGLARLGECFSAARRS; encoded by the coding sequence GTGCCGTTCCACATCAGCCTCGACGGGCATACCGACCTGGCCGCGCGGATCTACCGACAGCTTCGCGACGGCATCCTCGACGGGCGCCTGCGCGCCGGGGAGCGCCTGCCGCCGACCAGGGAACTGGCCCGTGAACTCGACGTCTCACGCAACACCGTCGCGGTCGCCTACGAACGGCTCACCGCGGAAGGGTTCCTCAGCGGCCACGTCGGACGCGGGACGTTCGTGAGCACGGATCCCGTGGCGCGAACGCAGCGTGCCGCGCCCGCGGGTGGAGTACGGCCTGCCGCCCGCTGGCGTTCCCTTCCGGCGCCGCTGGGCGGGGACCGGCCGGTCCCCGCGTTCGACTTCCGCGTCGGCGTCCCGGATCCGGCCCTGTTCCCGCTGCGGACCTGGCGACGGCTGGTCAGCCAGGCCTTGCGCCCCTCTCTGCTGACGCCGTCGGGGTATGCCGACCCGGCCGGGCTCGAAGCACTGCGGGTGGCGATCGCCCGGCACATCGGCGCCGCCCGATCGGTGCGGGCCGGTGGCGAGGATCTGGTGGTCACTCAGGGAGCGCAACAGGCACTCGACCTCATCGGCCGGGTCCTGATCGAACCCGGCACGCGGGTCGCCGTCGAAGACCCCGGCTATCCCCCGGCCGAACGGCTCTTCGCCGCCCACGGTGCCCGGGTCACGAAGGTGCCGGTGGACGCCGAAGGTCTCGACGTCGCCGCGCTCGCCAAGGGCACCAGACTGGTCTATACGACGCCGTCGCACCAATTCCCGCTCGGCACGCCGATGTCACTCGCCAGGAGGACGGCGCTGCTGGCGTGGGCGGAGCGGAACGACGCGGTGATCGTCGAGGACGACTACGACAGTGAATTCCGGTTCTCGGACCGGCCGCTCGAACCGCTCCAAAGCCTGGACCGTGACGGCAGGGTGCTGTACGTCGGATCGTTCTCGAAGACTCTGCTTCCTTTGCTGCGTCTCGGTTTCCTGGTGGCGCCCGCTTCGCTGCGCCCGGCGTTGCGGCAAGCGAAGCAGCTCATGGACTGGCACGGCGATCTCGTCACGCAATCGGCGTTGGCGAGCTTCATCGACGAGGGTCTTCTCGCCCGTCACGTGCGCAAGGCGACGCGGGAGTATTCGGTGCGGCGGGAGCGGATCCTGGCGTTCGCCCGCGACGAACTGCGCGATCTGCTGGAAGTCGTCCCGTCGAGCGCCGGGCTGCACCTGTGCGCCTTGGCCGGTCCACACGCGACGGACACTGTGGACGGTGTCGTCGCGGAAGCAGCCAGTGCGGGCGTGGCCGTCGAAAGCCTGTCCACCTATGGGGGCACGCGCGGCGGGCTGGTGATCGGCTACGGATTGGTCGGTTCCGACCGCGTCGACGAAGGGCTCGCGCGGCTCGGGGAATGTTTCTCGGCCGCTCGGCGGTCATGA
- a CDS encoding cupin domain-containing protein: MTTETLGNVEGRDIGSGVSIIRERTDVDGSGPRLHQHPYRETFVIVRGRARFTIGDAEREGGAGDVLVVPAQTPHKFAVIGPEVYEAVHIHESDHFITEWLE; the protein is encoded by the coding sequence ATGACCACCGAAACCCTGGGAAACGTCGAGGGGCGCGACATCGGCTCCGGAGTCTCGATCATCCGCGAGCGGACCGACGTCGACGGTTCCGGACCGAGGCTGCACCAGCATCCGTATCGCGAGACGTTCGTCATCGTCCGCGGCCGGGCCAGGTTCACCATCGGGGACGCCGAACGCGAAGGAGGCGCGGGCGACGTCCTCGTCGTGCCCGCGCAGACCCCGCACAAGTTCGCCGTGATCGGGCCGGAAGTCTACGAAGCCGTCCACATCCACGAAAGCGACCATTTCATCACCGAATGGCTCGAGTAA
- a CDS encoding NUDIX hydrolase gives MTDKYLAYGRLIRDGKILFIRRRPGSFLGGRWELPGGTVEPGERPAETVVREFAEETGLTVRVTGERGTHSWDDVAGRPMRIHAAVYALSEETTGEVVLDPEEHDAFTWHTREEAVELNLAEHFRRALED, from the coding sequence GTGACGGACAAGTACTTGGCCTACGGCAGGCTCATCCGCGACGGGAAGATCCTGTTCATCCGGCGGCGGCCGGGATCCTTCCTCGGCGGCCGCTGGGAGTTGCCGGGCGGGACCGTCGAGCCGGGCGAGCGGCCCGCCGAGACCGTGGTCCGCGAGTTCGCCGAGGAGACCGGGCTGACCGTCCGCGTGACCGGTGAACGCGGCACCCACAGCTGGGACGACGTCGCGGGCAGGCCCATGCGGATTCACGCCGCGGTGTACGCGCTCTCCGAAGAGACCACGGGCGAAGTCGTGCTCGATCCCGAGGAGCACGACGCTTTCACCTGGCACACCAGGGAAGAAGCCGTGGAACTCAACCTCGCCGAGCACTTCCGGCGAGCACTGGAGGACTGA
- a CDS encoding mycothiol transferase: protein MKLAEVGADGFGRVQEVVHEAVEGLSADQLTASPAPGANTIAWLVWHLTRVQDDHVAGLMGTEQIWTAQDWMGRFSLPFPASDIGYGHRPEDVEAVRVGSTDLLTGYYDAVHEATTGWVAGLAEADLDRIVDEAWDPPVTLGVRLVSVLSDDLQHAGQAAYVRGLVLRAT from the coding sequence ATGAAACTGGCCGAAGTGGGGGCCGACGGGTTCGGCCGCGTCCAAGAAGTCGTGCACGAAGCCGTCGAGGGGCTGAGCGCCGATCAGCTGACCGCGAGCCCGGCGCCGGGCGCGAACACGATCGCCTGGCTGGTCTGGCATCTGACCCGGGTGCAGGACGATCATGTCGCCGGCCTGATGGGCACCGAGCAGATCTGGACCGCGCAGGACTGGATGGGCCGCTTCTCGCTGCCCTTCCCGGCGTCGGACATCGGATACGGACATCGCCCCGAGGACGTCGAGGCGGTCCGTGTCGGCTCCACCGACCTGCTGACCGGCTACTACGACGCGGTGCACGAAGCGACGACGGGTTGGGTCGCCGGACTGGCCGAAGCCGACCTCGACCGTATCGTCGACGAGGCGTGGGATCCGCCCGTCACCCTCGGGGTTCGCCTGGTCAGCGTGCTCTCCGACGACCTCCAGCACGCCGGGCAGGCGGCGTACGTCCGGGGGCTCGTACTCCGCGCTACGTAG
- a CDS encoding SMI1/KNR4 family protein, with product MRKGWGRAVVVAVASVVIVLGLVFAVTVRGGRDKGAQWYAAPPTTPRTPSYSTAAPAPTTRPTLTVDSGCRLGQGPATLDPVPEATTRRVNAAWDRVERWLKANAPKTAASLRPPATLARIAQAQRETGVPLPAELVAFLLRHDGVSGLGDSFALPPFHHLASTETIASQAKVMCDVLTSSGLDDNVGYWWHGRFLPVAVDGGGDGLFLDQRTGTGRLGDWNHEGSVSFDHRPATLTELLEQTATALETGGPVDGGYRPVVTGNRALDWEFPR from the coding sequence ATGCGCAAAGGCTGGGGACGCGCAGTGGTGGTCGCCGTCGCGAGTGTCGTCATCGTGCTGGGGCTCGTTTTCGCGGTCACGGTGCGTGGCGGGCGGGACAAGGGAGCGCAGTGGTACGCGGCCCCGCCGACGACACCGCGCACGCCGTCCTACTCGACCGCCGCGCCCGCGCCCACGACCCGGCCGACGCTCACCGTCGACAGCGGCTGCCGCCTGGGTCAGGGGCCTGCCACGCTCGATCCGGTACCCGAGGCGACCACCCGCCGGGTGAACGCCGCCTGGGACCGCGTCGAGCGGTGGCTCAAGGCCAACGCGCCGAAGACGGCGGCGAGCCTCCGCCCACCCGCGACGCTCGCGCGGATCGCCCAGGCGCAACGGGAGACCGGCGTCCCCCTGCCCGCCGAACTCGTCGCCTTCCTGCTGAGGCACGACGGTGTTTCGGGCCTCGGCGACAGCTTCGCCCTGCCCCCGTTCCACCACCTCGCCTCCACGGAAACCATCGCGAGCCAAGCGAAGGTCATGTGCGACGTGCTGACGTCGAGCGGGCTGGACGACAACGTCGGCTACTGGTGGCACGGGCGGTTCCTGCCCGTCGCCGTCGACGGCGGTGGCGACGGGCTGTTCCTCGACCAGCGCACCGGGACCGGGCGGCTCGGCGACTGGAACCACGAGGGTTCGGTGAGCTTCGATCACCGGCCCGCGACCCTGACCGAACTGCTGGAGCAGACCGCCACCGCCCTCGAGACCGGCGGGCCCGTCGACGGCGGTTACCGGCCGGTCGTCACCGGAAACCGGGCGCTGGACTGGGAGTTCCCGCGCTGA
- a CDS encoding single-stranded DNA-binding protein, which produces MAGETVLTVIGNLTTDPELKFTPSGAAVANFTVASTPRVLDRASGEWRDGDPLFLRCALWKQAAENLAESLTRGTRVIVQGRLKQRSFETKEGEKRTVVELDVDEIGPSLRYATAKVNKAGRSSGGAPSDGAWERTPVSAGNPEPPF; this is translated from the coding sequence ATGGCCGGAGAAACGGTGCTCACGGTGATCGGCAATCTGACGACCGATCCGGAGCTGAAGTTCACCCCGTCCGGAGCGGCGGTCGCGAACTTCACGGTCGCGTCGACACCACGCGTCCTGGACCGCGCGAGCGGGGAATGGCGCGACGGAGACCCGCTGTTCCTGCGCTGCGCGCTGTGGAAGCAGGCCGCGGAGAACCTGGCCGAATCCCTCACCAGAGGGACGAGGGTCATCGTGCAGGGCAGGCTGAAACAGCGATCGTTCGAAACCAAGGAAGGCGAGAAACGCACGGTGGTGGAGCTCGACGTCGACGAGATCGGCCCGTCGCTGCGGTATGCCACGGCGAAGGTGAACAAAGCGGGCCGGAGTTCGGGCGGCGCGCCGTCGGACGGGGCCTGGGAGCGAACGCCGGTGTCCGCCGGAAACCCGGAGCCGCCCTTCTGA
- a CDS encoding ArsR/SmtB family transcription factor, producing MHAFDVLGDPVRRRILELLAGGEQSSGDVTAVVRAEFGISQPAVSQHLRVLRENGFTTVRAEGARRLYSVDPGPLKEIDGWLDQYRRFWTGPLDALATEIARGRRERRKAAED from the coding sequence ATGCACGCGTTCGACGTCCTCGGGGATCCGGTGCGCCGCCGGATCCTGGAACTGCTGGCGGGCGGGGAACAGAGTTCCGGCGACGTGACCGCGGTGGTCCGCGCCGAGTTCGGGATCTCGCAGCCCGCGGTCTCCCAGCATCTGCGCGTCCTGCGCGAAAACGGCTTCACCACCGTCCGTGCCGAGGGCGCGCGGCGGCTGTACTCGGTCGATCCGGGCCCGCTCAAGGAGATCGACGGCTGGCTGGACCAGTACCGGCGGTTCTGGACCGGTCCGCTCGACGCGCTCGCCACCGAGATCGCGCGCGGCCGTCGCGAACGCCGGAAGGCCGCCGAAGACTAG
- a CDS encoding DUF6153 family protein: MTQSSYPAALRWLLLCVVALGLVGMHHVVAESGHDAGHSAVAMADPCCADAPSHDDGGHNGLHLCLAVLAAAVLLIVSWLLVRTGRTVATWKSRRVGGSASGRDPPRWRPMPERLSLLCVLRV; encoded by the coding sequence GTGACCCAGTCCTCGTACCCGGCCGCACTGCGGTGGCTGTTGTTGTGCGTGGTGGCGCTGGGTCTGGTGGGTATGCACCACGTCGTCGCCGAATCCGGCCACGACGCGGGGCACTCCGCCGTCGCGATGGCGGATCCGTGTTGCGCGGACGCGCCTTCGCACGACGACGGTGGACACAATGGACTGCATCTGTGTCTCGCGGTGCTCGCCGCGGCCGTGCTGCTGATCGTCTCCTGGCTGCTCGTCCGGACCGGACGGACGGTGGCGACCTGGAAGTCGAGGCGCGTCGGCGGTTCGGCGTCGGGCCGTGATCCGCCGCGCTGGAGACCGATGCCCGAACGATTGTCGCTCCTTTGCGTGTTGCGGGTGTGA
- a CDS encoding epoxide hydrolase family protein has product MENTEIRPFRLDIPQEQLDELHAKLDSTRWPAPLPGDGWDTGVPVAWLRGLAEYWRDGYDWRAAEREINRHPQFTTVIDGQRIHFLHVRSPEAGATPLILTHGWPGSVVEFLDVIGPLTDPKAYGGDPADAFHLVIPSLPGFGFSGPVSDSGWTMPRVGRAWAELMRRLGYERYGVQGGDLGASVSPEVARSAPDKVIGVHVNGGLTPMPPMSLSEEELASLTDVERDRVKRIGAFMQEEFGYIAIQSTRPQTVGYGLVDSPVAQLAWIMDKFREWTHPRPTLPEEIIDKDRLLTNVMFTWLTGTAASSAYVGYAQAETWGAVEKNSGVPTAALVFAHDVGIRRYSEDAHTIVRWTDVDRGGHFAALEEPEILVTDVREFFRSLN; this is encoded by the coding sequence ATGGAAAACACCGAGATCCGCCCCTTCCGCCTCGACATCCCGCAGGAGCAGCTGGACGAACTGCACGCGAAGCTCGACAGCACACGCTGGCCCGCCCCGCTCCCCGGGGACGGCTGGGACACCGGAGTGCCGGTGGCCTGGCTGCGCGGACTCGCCGAATACTGGCGCGACGGCTACGACTGGCGCGCCGCCGAACGCGAGATCAACCGCCACCCGCAGTTCACCACGGTCATCGACGGCCAGCGGATCCACTTCCTGCACGTCCGCTCGCCCGAAGCCGGCGCGACGCCCCTGATCCTCACGCACGGCTGGCCGGGATCGGTGGTGGAGTTCCTCGACGTCATCGGCCCGCTCACGGATCCGAAGGCGTACGGCGGCGACCCGGCGGACGCGTTCCACCTCGTGATCCCTTCGCTGCCCGGCTTCGGTTTTTCGGGCCCTGTCTCGGATTCCGGCTGGACCATGCCGCGGGTCGGCCGGGCATGGGCGGAACTGATGCGCCGCCTCGGCTACGAGCGCTACGGCGTGCAGGGCGGCGACCTCGGCGCTTCCGTGTCGCCGGAGGTGGCCAGGTCCGCGCCGGACAAGGTGATCGGCGTGCACGTCAACGGCGGACTGACCCCGATGCCGCCGATGTCGTTGTCGGAGGAGGAACTCGCTTCGCTCACCGACGTCGAACGCGATCGCGTGAAGCGGATCGGGGCGTTCATGCAGGAGGAGTTCGGCTACATCGCGATCCAGTCGACGCGGCCGCAGACCGTCGGTTACGGACTCGTGGACTCCCCGGTCGCGCAGCTGGCCTGGATCATGGACAAGTTCCGTGAGTGGACGCATCCCCGCCCGACCTTGCCGGAAGAGATCATCGACAAGGACCGGCTGCTGACCAACGTGATGTTCACCTGGCTCACCGGCACGGCGGCTTCGTCCGCGTACGTCGGCTACGCGCAGGCGGAAACCTGGGGAGCCGTCGAGAAGAACTCCGGCGTGCCGACGGCGGCGCTGGTCTTCGCGCACGACGTCGGGATCCGGCGGTACTCGGAAGACGCCCACACGATCGTGCGGTGGACCGATGTCGATCGCGGGGGGCATTTCGCGGCGCTGGAAGAACCCGAGATCCTGGTCACGGACGTGCGGGAGTTCTTCCGCTCCCTCAACTGA
- a CDS encoding polyprenyl synthetase family protein has translation MNTTTIVTELGLDPAVDRHAEFAAELRTGLARVEEKLQEVLRSPGHPELTEAATHLVRAGGKRLRPVMALAGAAFGDGRGDPISAAALVELIHVATLYHDDVMDEAPMRHGVTSANSLWGNRKAVLIGDYVLACAARVGAGLGDYALRSQAQTFGRLVRGQFLETTGPFEDCGRHAPYEHHIQVMADKSASLIALAGRLGAQVSGADERTIETLGRYGELIGVAFQISDDVLDISASTTDLGKSAGTDLREGIVTLPMLHALDDEGPGAGRLREIIGHGPVSDPMIRQEALGLLRESAGVVRALAEAHGYAAKARDLALSLPDRPARALLVGLSAFVVDRGE, from the coding sequence GTGAACACGACCACGATCGTCACGGAACTCGGCCTGGACCCGGCCGTCGATCGGCACGCGGAGTTCGCCGCCGAACTCCGCACCGGGCTCGCCCGGGTCGAAGAGAAACTTCAGGAGGTGTTGCGCAGCCCCGGTCATCCGGAACTCACCGAAGCCGCCACCCATCTCGTCCGCGCGGGCGGGAAGAGGCTCCGCCCGGTGATGGCGCTGGCGGGAGCGGCTTTCGGCGACGGACGAGGCGATCCGATCTCGGCGGCCGCGCTCGTCGAGTTGATCCACGTCGCGACGCTCTATCACGACGACGTCATGGACGAGGCACCGATGCGGCACGGGGTCACCAGTGCGAACTCCTTGTGGGGCAACAGGAAAGCGGTCCTGATCGGAGATTACGTGCTCGCCTGCGCGGCACGCGTCGGTGCCGGGCTCGGCGACTACGCGTTGCGGTCTCAGGCTCAGACGTTCGGCAGGCTCGTGCGCGGCCAGTTCCTCGAGACGACCGGGCCGTTCGAGGATTGCGGCCGTCACGCGCCGTACGAGCACCACATCCAGGTGATGGCCGACAAATCCGCGTCGCTGATCGCGCTGGCGGGCAGGCTCGGCGCACAGGTGTCGGGTGCGGATGAGCGGACCATCGAAACGTTGGGCCGGTACGGCGAACTGATCGGAGTGGCGTTCCAGATCTCCGACGACGTCCTCGACATCTCCGCGTCCACCACCGACCTGGGCAAGTCCGCGGGCACGGATCTCCGTGAAGGCATCGTCACCTTGCCGATGCTCCACGCGCTCGACGACGAGGGGCCCGGCGCCGGTCGCCTGCGCGAGATCATCGGCCACGGACCGGTTTCCGATCCGATGATCCGCCAAGAGGCGCTCGGGCTCCTGCGGGAATCCGCCGGTGTCGTGCGCGCACTCGCGGAAGCCCACGGATACGCCGCCAAGGCGAGAGACCTCGCGCTGAGCCTTCCGGACCGGCCCGCCAGGGCGCTGCTCGTCGGCCTTTCGGCGTTCGTGGTCGACCGCGGCGAGTAG